A stretch of Mya arenaria isolate MELC-2E11 chromosome 14, ASM2691426v1 DNA encodes these proteins:
- the LOC128216172 gene encoding uncharacterized protein LOC128216172, with amino-acid sequence MAPAMIEDFKNDPDFPPLYPVKFERNKYWNAKDLLQDASAHARVFLMCVNADEMRTILYQAGMMGFGGEYVYIAIQLATISWWGTYRKFLNDMMDQTLKKVYENVLILELINPVEDNGPFQDEIRDLALNEFDYTFAENETV; translated from the exons ATGGCCCCTGCTATGATAGAGGACTTCAAGAACGACCCAGACTTTCCTCCCCTATATCCGGTCAAGTTTGAGAGAAACAAGTATTGGAATGCCAAGGATTTGCTGCAGGACGCATCAGCGCATGCTCGAG TATTCCTGATGTGTGTGAACGCGGACGAGATGCGTACTATCCTGTACCAGGCGGGCATGATGGGGTTCGGGGGAGAGTATGTTTACATCGCCATCCAACTAGCCACCATTAGCTGGTGGGGAACCTACAGAAAGTTCCTGA ACGACATGATGGACCAAACCCTAAAGAAAGTCTACGAGAACGTACTGATTCTTGAGCTCATTAACCCTGTAGAGGACAACGGCCCTTTCCAGGACGAGATACGAGACCTAGCCCTCAACGAGTTCGACTACACATTCGCGGAAAATGAAACGGTATGA